The segment TACTGGGCCTGGTGGATATCCTGGGCACCGTTTGTAGGGATCTTCATTGCCAGGGTATCTAAAGGAAGAACCATCAAGGAATTTGTATTGGGCGTGCTCATTGCCCCATCCCTTCTCTGTTTCTTATGGATGACAGCTTTTGGAAGTACGGCCCTGCGCGAAACTTTGGCCGGCAACACGGCTATTGCCGATGCGGTGGCGGCGGATATTTCTACGGCCCTGTTCGTATTCTTTGAACAACTGCCCTTCTCCACCTTTCTATCTGTGGTTGGCGTTCTGCTGGTAACAGGCTTTTTTGTGACCTCTTCAGACTCTGGGTCGTTGGTGGTGGTGAGCCTTACCTCCGGCGGTAATCCTAACCCGTCGGTAGGCTTACGGGTTTTCTGGGCGATGGCAGGTGGTGCCCTGGCCGCAGTACTTTTGCTTGGCGGCGGTTTACAGGCCTTGCAAACGGCCGTGATCATTACGGGGCTTCCTTTTGCCATTATCCTTTTGCTCATGTGCTACAGTTTGTACCGTGGCCTGAACGAGGAAGCCGCAGAAGAAACAAAACTGGGCAAAGCACAACAGCGCAAAGCCTACGAGCAACTGGTTGCCGAAATGCTGGCCAAACGCGCCCGGAAGCAGGAGACCCGGATTACCGAAACCAGAAAAGATACTCCCACCCCTCCAAACCCAGATGCCATATGATTGCAATTGATGCCCTAATGGTCTGCCTTGACCTGAGCGACATAGACATAAAACTGGTTGCTTTCGCCCGCTCTATTTGTGAGCGCCTAACGGTAAGGAAAGTATACTTTGTCCACAACATCAAAGTATATGAGCTTAGCGATGAATTTAAAGAGTGGTTTGGAGACGTGGACCTTTTGAGTGAAGTTGAAGGTAGTATACAGGATATTGTGGCCGAGCAGTTTGGTAACGTAACAGACCATGAAGTACTGGTGAGCGAAGAGCCGAACACGGAGGTGATACTTGCCAACCTGGTAAAACGCTATAGGGTGCAATTGACCATTCTAGGCAAGAAGATGAGCGACAAAAGCACCGGGGCTTTGGGCTCAAAACTGTTGCGCGTACTGCCGTGCAGTATGCTGGTTTTCCCTGAAACGGCCCGTCTTGACATCCAAAAAGTGCTGGTGCCTATAGACTTTTCAGATACTTCCGTGCACGCGCTAAGGCTAAGCAAAAATCTTTCTGATCAATCAAACCTTCAGCTGGAGATCATGCACGTGTACCGCCTTCCCCGCCAGTTTTTCCCGCTGATCTCAGAGGAAAAAGCCGTCAAGAAAGCGGTGGAGATCGTGAAAAAGAAGTTTGCCGACCTGCAGAAAAAACACCAGGAGATAGCCAATGTTCCTTACACCTTGGTTAGGGCCGCGAATAAAAGTATCGCAGAGCGCATCACCCTGCACCTGGAAAAAGGCGGCCATGACCTGCTGGTGCTTGGCCTGAAGGGCAATAACCCGCTGCCTTCCCTGAGCCTGGGCAGCGTGCCTACGGAGATGTACAACACCGATATCAAGGTGCCGCTTTGGCTGGTGTACTCCGGTGATGTGATTAAGCAGGCTACCTAAACCAAGTCGTGAAAGGAAATGCGTATTAGCAGAGAAACGAGGCTCTGTTACACCACGCCTGTTGAGACCAGATTGCTTATTCCTGTCACCACCATGTCAACTCCTATGGCTCCCAGAAAGAAGCCATTGATGCGCAGCAGGAGTTCCATGTTTTTATCAAAAGCGATTTGCAGCTTTGGCGAGCGCATGGCACTGCGTATGCTTTTCATGCCCATGACAATGACAAAGTTGATCAGCATAATGATGATTAGCGATAGTACGCCTTGCCATAGCACCAACTGCTCAGACATGAGTACTGTCAGCGAAATGGTACCTGCGCCCACCATAAAAGGAAGGGCAATTTCCGAGGCCAAATCATGGAGGTCTCCTTTTATCTGAATAAATCCTTTTTTGCCCTGCACAATTAAGATATAGGCAAAGGAGAAGAGCACAATGCCACCAAATATCCGGAATGACTCAAAGTTAATGCGGAACACTTCTTTGAACACGAGGTCGCCCAGCAGCAGGAAGCCAAGAAAGATGCCAAAGGAAATGCCGCTCGCTTTGATAAATACTGCTCTGAAATCGTCATCAGACAAATCGCTCATGATCGGTTTCAGGTACAGAAAGAGTGCAAAAGGATTAAGCATAACCAAAAATCCAACAATAGCTGCAATCATAGAAGTGGGATAGGTGTAGTCTCTTTATGTACGCATCACCTGATAAGCGGATATGTTGAAATTTCTTTTGAGCAGTATGGGATGGGCAATGTTGTTAATAATCAGCTTATAATACAGCCAACTAACCTATAAAGGCACTCTGGGATAGTTGCAGACCTCAATCTCTTCACCCGCCTTCGTTTGAAGCACACGGCTCGGGCGAGTGTTTTGTGCTAATTGGTGCGCTCGGGCAATAGCGGTATCCTCGTCTCTTGAAGTTTCTAGTACCTTTTTGCTGGAGTCAAGCACCTGCCAATGTCTCTTCTCCTCATTCCAGGTAATCCTGTAAATAGTATCGGCTATGTGCGGCTTATTTCTTATCAGATCCAGAATCACTTTACCATCACTGTAGGTGCCATCTGGGTAAGGCATAGGCAACAGCGCAAAGAAGATGTAATACATAGAGAAATAGGTAAACTGGTAGGTGAGCATACCCGCCACTACCGTGCCTGCCTCTACTAAGTACATTACCAGTATGGTTGTGATCGCGTTAAAAAGCACCCCTCCCGAAAAGATGAGGATGTTAGCGAAGCGGTGCGAGCGTTTGAGGTTATCAAAAGAGCAGAGGCCGTACCAGAAATAGTATTTGCGCACCTCCAGCATGCCCAAACGAAAAAGTACCTTTCCGGTGCCAACGGTAATCCTGATATTCTTACCACCCATGAGCCAGGCAAAAAAAACATGGCCTGCCTCGTGGATAAACGAAATTATCGGGAGCACCAGGAAAAATGCTAGCACAAATTTTGGTATATCCTGTAATCCAAACATGATAGTACAGATTACGGTAACTAAGACTGTAACGGTGCTTACTGATCTTGCCTTCTTTTAAAACTTTAGAAGGAGTGGAAGTTACTTCCATGCCACTTACACATTTCTGTCAGCCACCTTCTCCTTTTGACATCATTTACTGCAAAACTGACCCCGGTCATCATCTTCCCTCGGCAAACTCCTGACCTTTGTAAAAATTTAAGGTGCTACTGCTTTTCTACCTACTAAGCAGATAGCTGCAAACATTAAAAAAAGCGCCAGAGATGAATCCAGCGCTTTTCTAGTTTTTGCTCCTTGTAACAGGAGGTAAGTACTGTTTTGTTTATTCTACAGGACCATAACCAGTTACGAAAATTGGAGGAGCGATTTTAATAGTCTTATCCTGAACCTGTGCCGAAACCTTTGCTAAGTCTTGCTCAAATTCTTGTTT is part of the Rufibacter tibetensis genome and harbors:
- a CDS encoding universal stress protein translates to MIAIDALMVCLDLSDIDIKLVAFARSICERLTVRKVYFVHNIKVYELSDEFKEWFGDVDLLSEVEGSIQDIVAEQFGNVTDHEVLVSEEPNTEVILANLVKRYRVQLTILGKKMSDKSTGALGSKLLRVLPCSMLVFPETARLDIQKVLVPIDFSDTSVHALRLSKNLSDQSNLQLEIMHVYRLPRQFFPLISEEKAVKKAVEIVKKKFADLQKKHQEIANVPYTLVRAANKSIAERITLHLEKGGHDLLVLGLKGNNPLPSLSLGSVPTEMYNTDIKVPLWLVYSGDVIKQAT
- a CDS encoding MarC family protein, which produces MIAAIVGFLVMLNPFALFLYLKPIMSDLSDDDFRAVFIKASGISFGIFLGFLLLGDLVFKEVFRINFESFRIFGGIVLFSFAYILIVQGKKGFIQIKGDLHDLASEIALPFMVGAGTISLTVLMSEQLVLWQGVLSLIIIMLINFVIVMGMKSIRSAMRSPKLQIAFDKNMELLLRINGFFLGAIGVDMVVTGISNLVSTGVV
- a CDS encoding site-2 protease family protein, translating into MFGLQDIPKFVLAFFLVLPIISFIHEAGHVFFAWLMGGKNIRITVGTGKVLFRLGMLEVRKYYFWYGLCSFDNLKRSHRFANILIFSGGVLFNAITTILVMYLVEAGTVVAGMLTYQFTYFSMYYIFFALLPMPYPDGTYSDGKVILDLIRNKPHIADTIYRITWNEEKRHWQVLDSSKKVLETSRDEDTAIARAHQLAQNTRPSRVLQTKAGEEIEVCNYPRVPL